The DNA window AGACACAGCCGATGAGACGGACACTCGGATCGATCGAGACGTAACTAGACTGATAGCGGACGGTGTGGCCCAGTTGCGGACGGTTCCCGGACGAAGCAGGCACTGGATGGCCGCTCGTCGGCCGCACGCCATAGACGTTTCGGATGTGCTGTACTCACCCACCGTCGTCCGACTCGCCGTCACGGCCGTTTTCAGTCTCGTGGTGATGGAAGCGGTAGACACCTCAGTGGCGGCAGTCACCGAGTTCGGAGTCGTTTTGGCGATCCTCTGTACGAGTTACGTCGGATACGCTATCCTCTCTCCACTCCCATTCGAGAAGGCCCGACCTCGTTCGCAGTTCACTCCCACATCGATCACGATTTGGCCCGTGTTAGGGTGTTACGGTTGTGGACTCGGTCTTCTCTGGGTATCGATACTGATCGATCCATCTAGCAGTGGAATCGAGTACGCCATCATGACCGTCCTGTACGCCCTTATTATCTGCATTTGTGGTCTCATCATTAGCGTTCCGGGAGGAATACTGCTCGGGCGGATAATCCCTTTCTGGACCACCAGACCGTTCAGAGAAGTCCAAAGCGGCGTTGTACTCGGATTACTCGGTAGTGGGACCGTGCTGTTCACGACGATCGGAGGGAACAGTACGCTCTCTGCGTTCGTCGAAACAGTCGGATCGAACCTCGGAGCACCGTGGCTACCAACGTTTCGTGTCGGTCCGCTTCATCTCGGCAGTCTGTTGAATTTCAGTCTCGCGCTCGGATTGCTCTTCTCGCTCGCCAGCGGGGTCGTAGGTGCGCTGTGGGCGCTTACCACCGTTCCGTGGCAGGATCGATACGAGTACGGCTACCACGTTCGTCCCACCGTTTGGAACCTCCTCGTTATCACACCGTTAGTCACCATCGCGTGGATGTGGATTCGGGGGGTAAGCGTTCTGTCGATTCCAATCGGATCGACCACGATCGAACTATCACGCCCGGTCATCGGAGGAGGCGTTCTCGTCGTCCTCCCGCTGCTCGTGAGTATGTATCTCCTTCGACGACAGTTCGAGCGACTGCTCGACCACGAGTGACATCCGTCTCGATCGATTTCGACCTGCAACTGAACTGTTGAGGTAGTAGTTGTCAGATGGAGTCCTATCCTGAAGACGACTTTCTCTCTTTGAAGGGAATGGGACTATCGACGGTCGATATTCCGTCAAGAATATATAGCGTATATCTGTATCATATCTATGCCCGATCGAACAGCCACACCAGAGATGGACAGTCGAGTCCACACGCTAGAGATCGGTACTGAACGACCGATTCGCATCAGCTCCGGTCATCGCCTTCTCCATCACGATGGCAAGTGTAGCCGTCCACACGGTCACAACTACGCGATTTCAGTCGAGATCACGGGACTGCTTACGGACGGATGGGTGGTCGATAAAGGAGACGTTACGTCCGTGATCCAGAAGTGGGATCACCGCTTCTTACTCGAAGCAGGCGATCCCCTGATCGATGCGTTCGAACAGAGCGGGGACGGGGATGCTGTGGTCGTGCTCGATCATCCACCGACGGCAGAAGTGATGGCGGCGTATCTCGAAGCCCGCCTTTATGAGACACTACCGGACACTGTGAGGGACGTTTCGGTTCAGGTTCGTGAAACGTCTGAGCTGTGTGCCCGATCGATCGAGTAACCATGCCTGTCAACGATTCGATCACCTCCACCGATCAATCCGACAGCGAGACGCTACCGATCAACGAGCTGTTTTACTCCCTGCAAGGAGAGGGTCGGCTGGCCGGAACACCGAGCGTGTTCGTCCGAACCAGCGGTTGTAACCTCCGGTGTTGGTTCTGTGATTCTTATCATACGTCGTGGGAGCCGGTCCACGCCCAGCGGTCGCTCGATACGATCGTCTCGGAGATCCAATCCTATTCCGCGGCCGACCACGTCGTGCTGACCGGGGGAGAGCCACTCATCCACACCGAATCGATCACGCTGATGGAACGACTCGAGGAGTTGGGCTACCACATCACGGTCGAAACGAACGGCACGATCTATCGAGAGGCACCGATCGATCTTCTCAGCATCAGTCCGAAACTCTCATCGAGCACGCCGGTGTCGTCACGAGATCCAGCAGGCAACGGAGAGTGGGCCGATCGTCACGAAAAACAGCGCATCGACATCGACACGTTGGCGACGCTCCTCGACGCCTATGAGTTTCAGCTCAAATTCGTCGTGACCGATACTGACGATCTTCCTGAAATCGAGCGAATCATCGACCGAGTGCGACGTGTGACACGGACCACGGTTGCCGATACGGACGTGCTGTTGATGCCGGAAGGAACGACGCGCGAAACGATCGACGAACGACGGAATGAGGTGGCACAACTGGCGCTGGACAACGGATATCGGTACACGCCCCGACTCCACGTCGACCTCTGGAACGACGCCCCTGGAACATGAGTTCATCTGAACGACTACTGTACGACGGACGAACGACGTATCGTCTCCGAGCACGGAAAGCGGGAGTGATCGCCGATGAGTAACCGAGCTGTCGTGCTCGCCTCTGGAGGGATGGACAGCGCAACGGCTGCCGCAGTCGCACAGAAACAGGGATATGAGTTGTACATGCTCCACACCTCCTACGGACAACGAACCGAAGCGAAAGAACATGAATGTGCAACGGCTCAAGCCGAACGGTTCGGAGCGACGGACTTCCTGAAGCTGACAACGAATCATCTCTCGAAGATCGGCGCATCGAGTCTCACAGACGAGACACTGACCGTTTCGGAAGCCGATCTCGACAGCGAGGAGGTACCGGACTCGTATGTGCCCTTCCGAAACGCAAATCTCCTCTCGATGGCAGTCGCCTACGCCGAAGCGAACGACTGTGACGCAGTGTTTATCG is part of the Halocatena salina genome and encodes:
- a CDS encoding J domain-containing protein, coding for MTETHYEVLDVSPDATEEEIERAYRQKMNEHHPDQSDDPDGHEAVMQIRVAKETLLDPQARRRYDRTHDIQSGAEDTADETDTRIDRDVTRLIADGVAQLRTVPGRSRHWMAARRPHAIDVSDVLYSPTVVRLAVTAVFSLVVMEAVDTSVAAVTEFGVVLAILCTSYVGYAILSPLPFEKARPRSQFTPTSITIWPVLGCYGCGLGLLWVSILIDPSSSGIEYAIMTVLYALIICICGLIISVPGGILLGRIIPFWTTRPFREVQSGVVLGLLGSGTVLFTTIGGNSTLSAFVETVGSNLGAPWLPTFRVGPLHLGSLLNFSLALGLLFSLASGVVGALWALTTVPWQDRYEYGYHVRPTVWNLLVITPLVTIAWMWIRGVSVLSIPIGSTTIELSRPVIGGGVLVVLPLLVSMYLLRRQFERLLDHE
- a CDS encoding 6-pyruvoyl trahydropterin synthase family protein, encoding MPDRTATPEMDSRVHTLEIGTERPIRISSGHRLLHHDGKCSRPHGHNYAISVEITGLLTDGWVVDKGDVTSVIQKWDHRFLLEAGDPLIDAFEQSGDGDAVVVLDHPPTAEVMAAYLEARLYETLPDTVRDVSVQVRETSELCARSIE
- a CDS encoding 7-carboxy-7-deazaguanine synthase QueE, with translation MPVNDSITSTDQSDSETLPINELFYSLQGEGRLAGTPSVFVRTSGCNLRCWFCDSYHTSWEPVHAQRSLDTIVSEIQSYSAADHVVLTGGEPLIHTESITLMERLEELGYHITVETNGTIYREAPIDLLSISPKLSSSTPVSSRDPAGNGEWADRHEKQRIDIDTLATLLDAYEFQLKFVVTDTDDLPEIERIIDRVRRVTRTTVADTDVLLMPEGTTRETIDERRNEVAQLALDNGYRYTPRLHVDLWNDAPGT
- the queC gene encoding 7-cyano-7-deazaguanine synthase QueC is translated as MSNRAVVLASGGMDSATAAAVAQKQGYELYMLHTSYGQRTEAKEHECATAQAERFGATDFLKLTTNHLSKIGASSLTDETLTVSEADLDSEEVPDSYVPFRNANLLSMAVAYAEANDCDAVFIGAHSEDFSGYPDCRPAFFESFQRVVDTGTKDGTAITIEAPFSDQSKTDIAAYGVEHGVPYELTWSCYRSDEPACGTCDACAYRLQAFQRIGVRDPIQYEQRPDYT